The sequence below is a genomic window from Shinella sp. PSBB067.
TCCTGCAATTTGCGACTGAGATGATCATCGGCTCGAACTACGGCCTCGGCCAGGTCCTGGTGACGCCGATGGCGCTTCTCATGAGCTATCTTGCCGCGCCCCACGCCGCCGGGATGGCGATGGTCCCGGAGCGCGTCCTCGATACCCTGCTCGGCGCGGGCATCGGCATCGTCCTTGCCGTTCTTTGCTCGACCCTCGACGACCGGCAGTACCTTCTCCGCCGCCATGCCGGGCCACCGGTGGCGTAGCCCCGTCCCCGCCCGGCGCGTGGCTAGCCCCCGAGGCTTTCGCGCCAGAGGGAAACGAGCGGGCCGCCGGTGCCGTAGAGCGGGTCGCTCTTCGGAATGGGCAGGGTTGCGATGACCTGGAGCTCGCCTGGCGTGGCCGCCGCCGTTTCGATGTCGGCATGCTGGCCGGGCGGATAGCCGCCGACGACGAGAAAATCCCCGCTGGCGGAAATCCGCATGTGGCCCGTGCCGGCGGGCAGCACGAGGCAATCGCCGGACCGCACGTCGAGGCTTTTGCCGCCCGGCCCGCCGATCAGGAGTTCCGCCTTGCCGGCGGCAATGCCGAGCACTTCGTGCGCGCCGACATGATAGTGCTGGTAGGAGAAGACGCCGTTGCGCCAGAGCCCCTGCCATCCCGCATCGTGGAAAAGTTGCTCGAAGGCGCGGGCCGGGTCCTTCTCCCCGCCGTCGAACACGTCACGGTAGACGAGGACCGGCAGGAAGGGATGGTTCGGCACCCATTCGCTTGGGGGAAGGAAAAGGGTTTCCGGCTGTTTCATTACGCCCTCACTTGCCGTGTTTCGGCGTCTTGCCGAAATCCTTGCGCAATTCGTCCTTGGCCTTTTCCAGCATCTGGCGGCGCTTGCCGGAGAGCTGGTCGCCGGCCCGGTTGATGTAGAATGTCAGCATGGACATGGCCGATCGGAAAGGGCTCGATTTGCGCCGTTGGCTGCTCTCGGCCGACTTCTTGAGGGAATCGGCGATCTTCTTCGCGCTATCCTGCTTGAAGACGCCTTCCTTGAGGTCCATGGCATCGCTGTTCTCGGTCACATCCTGCGACCACTTCTCCTTCTTCCTGGCCATCGTCATTCTCCTTCGCCGGGATAGGCCTTGTTGCTGAGGAGGCGCGCGACATGCACCGTGTTGCGCGCAACGAGGTCGAGCGTCGATCGAACCACCTCGGGGATTTCTTCGAGGTCGACGAAATTGA
It includes:
- a CDS encoding cupin, coding for MKQPETLFLPPSEWVPNHPFLPVLVYRDVFDGGEKDPARAFEQLFHDAGWQGLWRNGVFSYQHYHVGAHEVLGIAAGKAELLIGGPGGKSLDVRSGDCLVLPAGTGHMRISASGDFLVVGGYPPGQHADIETAAATPGELQVIATLPIPKSDPLYGTGGPLVSLWRESLGG
- a CDS encoding DUF3175 domain-containing protein — its product is MARKKEKWSQDVTENSDAMDLKEGVFKQDSAKKIADSLKKSAESSQRRKSSPFRSAMSMLTFYINRAGDQLSGKRRQMLEKAKDELRKDFGKTPKHGK